A stretch of the Esox lucius isolate fEsoLuc1 chromosome 2, fEsoLuc1.pri, whole genome shotgun sequence genome encodes the following:
- the LOC105028417 gene encoding uncharacterized protein LOC105028417: MTLGYFFRVFLHCSVLVTGVNCVDAQGYGYRVVQKGRAPEGLHIDTGSFHSAPNQLSDSKGPTGSYITKSTHGFHSNARQGQSKTDQISPRERNLILPLAPRASFYSSLSSRPLQSDHRPTTVYKNAVDRAFSPKTEVLKSIKSTFPKTVVPSRSVHKLGLSSRVGNQSPFSLMSRAELNSNLKQGPELKPSLLSIHRPGKDQSQGGIAKAPLQALSPAVGRLFPQQERAPKVYEATRPVQMKTSRVHLPLLSGHTNRIDLSHETRGYAQVNRRKLAIDIPPPKGFKHRMRVPSGIHSRKSASSNSVHGVKNATQQPSFQAEGNSGSHFENDPVESFGLRGIRPRGKFEPFQHSHPTNGGSPGRLLIFHGQRGVTEPDYSSKSSQGSTSSNEKSDQEEKLGPRGFKPAFGTRSSPSPTTTSSTPASPETELMPAVLVEPQASVNFYEDSLGTQEDSDIPLPEQPDLNTVTSAGPELEVHPDENDDSGEEPEENPAEQYDDGDLYIVMTMSPMTLDVINL; this comes from the exons ATGACACTTGGATATTTTTTCAG GGTGTTTTTGCATTGTTCAGTGCTGGTTACTGGTGTAAATTGTGTTGATGCCCAAG GCTATGGCTATCGTGTTGTCCAGAAAGGAAGGGCCCCAGAGGGACTCCACATTGACACTGGAAGCTTCCATTCTGCTCCCAATCAGCTGTCTGATTCTAAAGGTCCTACCGGAAGCTACATAACAAAATCCACACACGGTTTCCACTCCAATGCAAGACAAGGACAAAGTAAGACGGACCAAATTTCCCCTAGGGAACGTAACCTGATTCTCCCTCTTGCACCAAGGGCCTCTTTCTACAGCAGCCTTAGCTCAAGGCCACTCCAATCAGACCACAGACCAACCACTGTTTACAAAAATGCTGTTGACAGGGCATTCAGTCCAAAAACCGAAGTTCTCAAATCCATTAAGTCTACATTTCCAAAGACTGTAGTGCCAAGCAGGTCAGTACACAAGTTAGGACTTTCCTCTAGGGTGGGTAACCAAAGTCCCTTCTCCCTCATGTCAAGGGCAGAGCTTAACAGCAACTTAAAACAGGGGCCAGAACTAAAACCCAGTCTTTTGAGTATACACCGCCCTGGCAAAGATCAAAGCCAGGGTGGCATCGCCAAAGCACCTCTGCAGGCTTTGAGCCCTGCTGTTGGTAGACTCTTTCCCCAACAAGAGAGAGCCCCCAAAGTATATGAGGCTACCAGACCAGTCCAAATGAAAACCTCACGTGTGCATCTCCCTCTTCTAAGTGGGCACACCAACCGTATTGACTTGAGCCATGAAACCAGAGGGTATGCCCAAGTTAATCGCCGTAAGCTAGCAATTGACATACCCCCTCCCAAGGGATTTAAACATAGGATGAGAGTACCCAGTGGCATTCATTCCAGGAAATCTGCCTCCAGCAATTCTGTACATGGGGTCAAAAATGCTACACAACAGCCTAGCTTTCAGGCAGAGGGGAATTCTGGAagccattttgaaaatgatCCTGTGGAGAGTTTTGGCTTAAGAGGTATCAGACCCCGGGGGAAATTTGAACCTTTCCAGCACAGTCATCCCACTAATGGAGGGTCTCCTGGAAGACTGCTGATATTTCATGGGCAAAGAGGTGTCACTGAACCTGATTACTCAAGCAAATCAAGTCAAGGAAGCACTTCTTCAAATGAGAAGTCTGATCAAGAGGAGAAGCTGGGCCCACGTGGTTTCAAGCCAGCCTTTGGAACCAGGAGTAGCCCTTCTCCGACTACAACGTCCAGTACTCCAGCCTCTCCTGAGACAGAGCTTATGCCCGCTGTGCTGGTTGAACCACAAGCATCAGTAAACTTTTATGAAGATTCCCTTGGTACTCAGGAAGATTCTGATATACCACTCCCAGAACAACCTGACTTGAACACGGTGACCTCTGCAGGGCCTGAGCTGGAAGTGCACCCTGATGAAAATGATGACAGTGGTGAAGAGCCAGAAGAGAATCCTGCAGAACAGTATGATGATGGGGATTTGTATATTGTGATGACCATGAGCCCGATGACTTTAGATGTGATAAACCTTTAA